gtagcatgaccatgcatttccggatccgatcactcgagggacccagagatatctctctcaaatagagaggggcaaattccatcttgactgaccatgcctcacagcatgtttcttgacaaacccgaaagctacctttatgactacccagttacagtgtagtgtttgatagccccaaAGTAAGTCGaaccacatcttgagtacatgcgacagtctcaggtctaaggacaaagcgtacacattgtgtaaagagagaactacgtaactcgtgttgggttagtcctagcacatgtctctacacgtgcccacattattagtttgacgtctccatgtccatgactcttgaaacatagtcatcaactaatacatgtgctagtctaatattcatgtgtgttttcacatgaactccaactaggggcaacttttagaataaccatacaagtaaagagtttcacacacaattcacctaattgcaaatcaattcaagtagcctttgttggatattcaagaaacacgatataaaacatggatacaaaggaatatcatcatctctatgattgcctctagggcatacctctaaCATGCGCTttctttatatactcagggggcgggattatttgtcggttacaaggtaggagtcatagtaggattacatggtatgagtcctagtaggattacagaggaatcctagtaggagtccgtcttcttccttccttgcatgTAATGGGGATTTATCCCCGACAGTTGGGCTGGGCTGCGTGTGGGAGCAAGTGGAGGTAGGCCGGGCTGGAAAGGGGGAAGGGGGTCGGTTCTGAGGTTGTCGGCCCAAGTACATTTAAATGGTTCTTCCTTTTAGTTCGTGAGgtgttttaagttcaaattcgAAAtgtgatttgaaatttgaattggtTTTGGTGTAAAGGCTTGGAAGGAATGTTAGGGTGGAATATTTCGGAGTAGAGGGAATAGTTAGCTCAGACAAATGCATATGTGATTATGAAAAACTATTTGTGATGCAATAATTCAAATGCAAGGCTCTAGTGCTTGAATTGCtatataaattttagaaaaagctTTGGTGTCCATATTTTAAATGCTTAGAAAAATTGGGATGTTGCAGTTTTTGTCACTCGAGCATCATAAATCATGGTTTCTGACACAAAAAAAcacgtttatgacactttttggttcatCATAGactggaagatttcttgtagtgaaatctgtgtcttgtatcCTGTACTTTACCATTGAGCTCTAGGTCTGGCGACCCCCCAccgaccaatctactaccttgggataccccttggtaggttgccaagTATAAAACACTAATATAGGGTTATGCCCTGGAGGAACCGGTTAGATCGCTTCCTCCAGACCGGTCAATCTGTTGAAAATCCTACTTCAGCCATGGAGTGCATCCAAAGCTGATAAGGACGAGGTGGATGACCGGAGAAAACATCTTATTGATTATCTACAGAATCCTAGCTGCACAGTTGACAGAAAAGTCTGACAATGAGCTTTCAAGTTCACTTTGATTGATGGTGAGTTGTACCGTCGGACCGCTAAGGATTTTCTTTTAAACTTCTTTGGGTTCTGATCAAGCCAAAGTGACTATGGGAGAGGTTCATAAAGGAATTTGTGGTAAGCATCAGTCGGCTCCTAAGATGAAGTGGCTTCTTATGCGGTTGCTTTTGTTGCCTAATATGATAGCCGATTGTTTTCGCTACTACAAAAGGATGTGAAGAGTGTCACAAGTTTGTGGATTTACATATGGTACCTGATGCATTAATGCATCctattatcaagccatggccttTTCCAGAATGAGGATTGGACTTTGTTGGTAAAATTCATCATTCTTCGTCAAATAGGACATCATTTTGTGAAagtggctactgattatttcaccaagtgcaCTAAAGCAATTCCCCTCTAGAATATGGCACATCGGAAGGTAATTAAGTTCATTAGGGAGCATATTGTGCATAGATTCGGCATTCCACAATCTTTAATTATGGATCAAGGAACTTCGTTCGTATCACGTTAGTTTGTTGAATCTTCGGTATTAAATTGCTCAATTCATCTCCATATTACGTTCAAACTAATAGTCAAGCTGAGTCTCGCAACAATATTAGATCTCGTTCTTCTTTCTCCTTGTTATAGAGGTCGGAACTTTATTTTCAACAAAGCTCCAGCAGCAAGAACTGCAATGCAAACAAATTTTTAAATTGCTTTCATGACTATATCCAAAATGGTTCAAAAAGGCTATTTGTAATATAATTGTATTTGATAACTATATACATCTTATGTTATTTCTACGATGGATTGTCACGTAATGATGTTTACCCTCAGTTTCAGCTCAGATGATTGGCCGTGACAGCCATCTACAATGTTTTGATCGAAGAAAGGTTTTGAAAACCATTTGTGATTTACTCCctctatttcaaaaaaataagttattctATGATTCAAAATTTCTTAAAAGAATAAGTCACTCAAGTTGGCATGTGTGCATCTGCATGCAGGTATACGGTAGccaattagcatcaaatatgtGTAATAAATAGGAAAAATTGAGGCTATTTTACCTCTTTATTAATCTATTCTAGAATTTTGTAGGTGGCTTGTTTTATTGGGGCGGAAGATGCTAATATTGACTTTTTTGCCGGTGTAGCTTAGCCAACTATATCATGTTGATGTCCTAAATGATTCGTTTGTGATCCAGAGAGCGTATATTATCCTGTGAAACTCTTTTTTGTTCCCAATGCAAAGCATGGGCAAGCAAACAGCCGGTACCTTAAAATAAGAAGCCAGTTAGAGGCAGATTAATTCTGACAATGCATCAGTACAGAAAAGCACGGGCCCATTGTTTGAATTGGACGTTGGGTCTATGACTGGCCGATGGCCGTCTGCTGGGTGTCCTGAAACAGTGACTTGACAAAATGACGATTGAGAGGCGTATTATCACAATTGCTGGCTCAAGCTTCAGCCACACAAGCAAGGCATCTTGAAAAAAGAGGACGGTAGGTGCCCTGTCCTCCTGATATAGTTGGCCTTCTCTGACGTCCTCGCCGCACTTTCGTTGAGCTTCGCCTCCGCATTTGCCCGCTTCTCCTCGGCTATCCGCCGCGTCGCGGCCAGCCGGTTCGCCAGCTTCTCTTGAGCCCGTGCTTTGATCTGATCAGCCTTCATCTGCAGACAGAGTTTCCATTCGACATGTCAGGGAGATAAACGCAACTGAGAGAGTCTAAGACCATGAACATGCCAGGAATCACAATTGCAAATAGTTCAAATAATCTCACATCAGCTAGACAAATACGTGACTTGCATCTTAATCACACGCTTATATTACCTGCATTTTCTTCATCTCCATCTCAGCCTTTCTCTTCTCATGGTTCTCCCAGGCCTGTATCTTTACCTCTTCACGCTTATACCTAAAACAAGCAAAAGCAAGAATTGCACTTAGTAAGTGGCAGATATGTCCAGAAAACAAATAATGTCAGAGCTACAGCCTACGAAACGACTTTAGAATAACATTCCCACCTCGCCGTGAACTTGGCCCGTTCCGCCTCATCCCAGGCCACCGCGCGGGATTCCAGCGAGTTCGCGCTGGGCACGTGACCCTGACCGTCCACAGGGCCCTCCTCGCCGGCAACACCGACCTCGCCTGCCGCCATCGGCTCGGTCGTCCCTGcaacggcggtggcgacgcCCACGGGCCCTTCCTGGCGTCTCCTCGCTGGGGTGGACGACCTCGACGATATTGGGCTCCGCGCGACAGGCGTGGACGCACGCAGGGGCGTGGCTGTCCTGGACGGCTCCTTGCTGGCGATCGGCGTCATCTCCGTCCCCATGTCCCGCAGGCACACGGACCGGATGACCGCCACGGGCAAGCCGTGCTGCTGCACCATGCAGTCGATCTTCTTGGTCTCCCCAGCGTCGTCGCCCTCGCCCAgctgcggcggcgtcgggggcgcCGTCACCACCATGCTGTACTCCAGCGCACCGTCCACGCTGCTGCAGGACACGCGGCCGTTCTGCGAGGACGAACCGAGGAGGCGCCGGTCGTCTCCGTTGGAGTTCCTGGGCTTGGCCGTGCCGCCGTGGAACCcgtcggcgcggccgccggaCATGCCAACGAGCCATTTCTGCGCGTCGTCCCACTTGGACGGCGTCGGCTTGGGCCGGGACGGCGCTGGATTCTTGCGCTGCGGCCGCCCGTTGGCCGCCGCCCCGTTGGTGGTGTAGCTGTAGCACTCCTTGTCGTCCAACGGCCGCATTGCAGCTTAACGATTACCTGAGTTCATAAAGGCAAAATTTTCGCTTCAGATCCAAAGATTTACTAGAATCTGAAAACTACTGGACAGCAACATATTTCCTGAATTTCGTGAGCGGCAACAAATAAGCCAGCATGAATGAAGCTATCATAAATCTGCGCATTTCCCTTCACTTAGAGTCGTCTAACTGGAATTGCCACATCCTTCTCACAGAAAGCGATTGCAAAAGAGACTTACAGTGGACTAGAAAAGTTGTCGCTGTGGAGATCCGATCCGCACGACCGCACCAGCCGCCGGTCGACACACTCGAAGGAGACTGCAGGGTGATGATGGGAGGAGGACGGCAGAGAGCCAGAGATCGACTGCAAAGAGCAAACTGCTAGTATAGCTTAGGTTCCATAATTTTCCGTGGGCTCTTTCTTGGCCTCATCAGATTCCTTCAGCGTTGGGCGCAGCGGTGTGCCTGTGTCCACATGTGCTACTGCGGAGTCTaggagagatagagagagaggtggTGAGTGAGAGTGGTGACAGGCACCACGTGACACAGAGTATAATAAACACCTGCCCGCTCTGGCACCAATGGCCAAGCTGCCGCGGACTTCAACTGCATCTTGCGGCACCCGATTATGCAAAATTCCAAATTGTGCCCTCAAAGAGATTAGCTGGATCACAGGAGGCATCCAATACTCTAGCGCCTCGTTTTCAGTTTAAGATGGGTCGTTGGGGGCGGCTATACAAATTAAAATCAAATTGCTTTCAAACTTTTCGCTCTTATTTGTTATTTCGTATGCCAAGGTGTACCACCATCGGAAGTCTTTTATATGTTTACAATAGGAGGAATTTGTGCGACCAAGGCCACCACTACAAATCTTACACCCAGCTATTTGTCATTTCAGACAAGATTGGCTAGGGAACGGGTTATCTGCCTTCTGGAGCGACCAATCTTGTCTATCATTACTAGAGAACTACCTTCCATCCacctccttttgtcccgattaaTATTTAGCTCGTGACTAAAAGTGGTGCGCGATAGAAGATCAGCGCGTGGGCCGCTTTAATCCTGAGTTGtaaataccaatcgggactaaagcccccccttcaatcccggttgtaacggtcGGAAGAATCCCACCGACGctgcccccttttatcccggttggaggttttgtcccggttggaaactctaaccctccaaccgggataaccgggatttccaaccgagacaaaatcTCTTCCCCTATAAAATCGTAAGATAGAgatcttttcttcctcctccagcccgagccactccactccaccagagacattcgacctcctctccatggcaacGAAGCAaccctaggggaggtgctgctcgaatttttttcctcatttccgtggggatttaagtcatccaaagtgttgtgaaggttagctacttcatcctcccctcatttattgttattatgctttgttttatgctttagagagggagaaaaatgaaatttttagaatgagggagaatggagaggatttttatttatacatattttttagCTAGAATGTGATAGATA
This genomic window from Setaria viridis chromosome 8, Setaria_viridis_v4.0, whole genome shotgun sequence contains:
- the LOC117866507 gene encoding uncharacterized protein, translated to MRPLDDKECYSYTTNGAAANGRPQRKNPAPSRPKPTPSKWDDAQKWLVGMSGGRADGFHGGTAKPRNSNGDDRRLLGSSSQNGRVSCSSVDGALEYSMVVTAPPTPPQLGEGDDAGETKKIDCMVQQHGLPVAVIRSVCLRDMGTEMTPIASKEPSRTATPLRASTPVARSPISSRSSTPARRRQEGPVGVATAVAGTTEPMAAGEVGVAGEEGPVDGQGHVPSANSLESRAVAWDEAERAKFTARYKREEVKIQAWENHEKRKAEMEMKKMQMKADQIKARAQEKLANRLAATRRIAEEKRANAEAKLNESAARTSEKANYIRRTGHLPSSFFKMPCLCG